From Equus quagga isolate Etosha38 unplaced genomic scaffold, UCLA_HA_Equagga_1.0 HiC_scaffold_5135_RagTag, whole genome shotgun sequence, one genomic window encodes:
- the LOC124232373 gene encoding nascent polypeptide-associated complex subunit alpha, muscle-specific form-like isoform X1 yields the protein MDGTLGGTVCTHNHMEAAGPFLAPRSPHFHPRAHPELPSSLWLLRCPPRRPWCGGSQRPAARVQRPPGGRIPSSLEIGVFCLGGLRLIRRGPPTLPCCVPPLDSVSPHVPLSWLLDSEPPAPAVLAGCLSSPCGKELTICPKSFNAIGFFFFFFNRNYCKNSRMDAGSNSSTEGVGHPRCSPGGSEGRGARGSLHCWADAPPQGRPAAPPSRWAWLGTTGGEGRPPESFEIPPAAGGPAPWPDQRAPRVGAQGPVSFWGEQGGGRAGGGRPQAHGAPRAGLLHIRGPRGSACGWGETTLLGPPPPPQARPDAPPAPPFPSVRPRGGGRAPPRLADRLADRAGPAARAGAPRPDLQKVLADAEDLPAHPSHERPPE from the coding sequence ATGGACGGGACTCTTGGGGGCACAGTTTGCACTCATAACCACATGGAAGCCGCGGGCCCCTTTCTGGCACCACGGTCCCCTCACTTCCATCCGAGGGCCCACCCCGAGCTGCCCTCCTCGCTGTGGCTGCTGCGATGTCCCCCCAGACGGCCCTGGTGTGGCGGCTCCCAGCGTCCAGCAGCTCGAGTCCAAAGGCCgcctggaggcagaattccttcttccttggaGATAGGAGTCTTTTGTCTTGGGGGCCTTCGACTGATTAGACGAGGCCCACCCACCCTTCCGTGCTGTGTTCCCCCgctggactcagtttcccctcacGTTCCCCTGTCCTGGCTGCTAGACTCTgagccccctgccccagctgtTCTTGCGGGTTGCCTGTCCAGCCCCTGCGGCAAAGAGCTCACTATTTGCCCCAAATCTTTTAATgcaataggtttttttttttttttttttaatcgaaATTATTGCAAAAACTCCAGGATGGACGCAGGATCAAATTCAAGCACCGAGGGGGTGGGACACCCACGCTGCAGCCCTGGAGGGAGCGAAGGACGGGGTGCAAGGGGGTCCCTCCACTGCTGGGCGGACGCGCCTCCCCAGGGCCGCCCGGCCGCGCCCCCTTCCCgctgggcctggctggggaccactggcggggaggggaggccccCCGAGTCCTTTGAAATCCCTCCCGCGGCCGGGGGTCCTGCGCCCTGGCCAGACCAGAGGGCTCCCCGCGTCGGCGCTCAAGGCCCAGTGTCCTTTTGGGGGGAGCAGGGGGGTGGGCGCGCAGGTGGCGGCCGTCCCCAGGCGCACGGTGCTCCACGTGCCGGCCTCCTCCACATCCGGGGCCCCCGCGGAAGCGCCTGCGGCTGGGGTGAAACCACCCTcctgggccccccacccccaccccaggcccggCCCGACGCGCCCCCTGCGCCCCCTTTCCCTAGTGTGCGACCCCGAGGAGGAGGGCGCGCGCCTCCGCGTCTGGCTGACCGCCTCGCTGACCGCGCTGGGCCCGCTGCTCGCGCTGGGGCTCCTCGTCCTGATCTGCAGAAA